The nucleotide sequence GGCGCCTGATTATGTTCTTGTCCATACAAGCGTTGCAAAAAAATTTACGCGACTCCTTAAGAAAGCAATTAAAGAATTTTACGGTAATGATCCACAGCAAAGTGCGGACTACGGGCGTATTATTAATGAACGCCAATTCGACCGTCTGCAGAAAATTTTAGAGAATGAACGGGATACTGTCACATTTGGTGGCCGTACAGACCGAGAAGATTTATATATGGAACCGACAGTGCTGGAAAATATTACGTGGGATCGACCTTCGATGGAAGATGAACTCTTCGGACCGATTTTACCAGTTATGACATATGAGAATTTACCAAAAGCGATTCATGAAATTCGTCAATTGCCAAAACCATTAAGTGCTTATTTGTTCTCGGAAAATGAAAAAGCCATCGCGTACTTTTTAGAAGAGCTTCCGTTTGGCGGGGGCTGTATAAATGATGTTATTACACATGTCGGCAATACTCATTTACCGTTTGGCGGAGTAGGGCCTTCAGGAGTGAAAGCATACCACGGGAAAGCAAGTTTCGAAAACTTCACACACCCGAAATCGATTATGCACCGTTCTAATAAACTGGCAAATAGTTTGCTATATCCTCCATATAAACAAAAAGTAAAGCTTGTTCGAACAATTATGAAATAAGAAAAAAGAAGGCTTTCCCGAAAGTGAACTCAGGAAAGCCTTCTTCTATTATTGTGTCATTATCGGGAATGTTAATAATATTTCAGTCCCGACATGCTGCTTGCTTTTAATTTTGATGGACCCTTGATGATCTTGTACAATTTTATTAATAATCATCATGCCAAGCCCAGTTCCATTTGTTTTCGTCGTATAGAAAGGTTCAAATATCCGATCAAGTACATTTGGCGGAATACCGCATCCAGTGTCAATAATTTGGATATAAATTTCCTTCTCATCTTTACTTTTGCATACTTGCAATGTAATGGAACCATCTTCATTAATCGCTTCAATCGCATTTTTAAATAAATTTATAAATACTTGCTTCAATTGATTTTTATTTCCTAAAATTGTAATGTTTAAAAATTCATTAATAATTTTCAAGGAAATCGCTTTTGACTGGAACTCATATTGAAGAAACTGGACGACTTCCGATAAAGCTTCCGCCAAATTAATTGGGGCATACTGGTTTGCTTGAGGTTTAGATAATACAAGAAACTCCGATAAAATTAATTCGATCCGCTCTGTTTCATTTTGAATGAGCTTTGTATACTCATAGTAAGGTGAATCAGAATCTTCATTCATCATTTGAACATAGCCGGAAATGACCGTCATCGGATTGCGTATTTCATGGGCAACACCCGCAGCTAGTTCTCCGACAAGCTTTAATTTTTCCGATTGTAAAATCAGATTTTCATTTTCTTTAATATAAGAAATATCACGCGAAATTACAGACGATCCGATAATCTCACCATGTGGACTCAAAATAGGCGACAACGAAATTTGAGCATCAAAAAAAGTGCCGTCTTTTCTCATATCGGTCGTTTCATGCAGATGATATTTCTTGCCGAGCATCAGATCTACTTTTCTTTGCTTTGACTCTTCCTCGTTTTCCGGGGGAATGAGCGGTAAAATACGCCCGATAGCTTCCTCCTTGGACCAGCCATACAATTTTTCAAATGCAGGATTGACCGCAATGACACGATCTTCCAAATCAAATACTGCAATTGCATCATTTGCCTGTTCAAAAAATAAGTTTAAATAGGCATGTTTGGAATTCAAATAATTTTCACGATCAATCGCATTCTTCTCTAGCTTCATCCAGATGTGCTTAATGAAAAAGCTTTGACCAATACTAACAATACAAATTACTATTAAAAAGCTGAAAAACAGGAAATGATCCTTTGAATTAAATAATGAAAACGAGAAAAATGATAACTTATATAAAATAAAAATCTCCAAAAGTATTAATAATATATTAATAGCTAAGATTAATGATGAACGGTAAATTGTTAAAATTGCGATAATATAAAGAAATGCATAAAAGGTAATAATACTAACACTTTGAAAATTAAAAAGAAAAGCAAGTAAATGCCAACAGACGATTATAATTATTTGAAGGGTTTTTGGCGGCAATTTAACATAATAAAATGCCACGAGCAGAAGACTGCTTACAACACATACAATCAAAAAAGTAGGATGATGCTTCAAAAGCTGAGAAGTAATTACAACAGCAAATACAATAGCGGAAAAAATATAGGTGATTATCATAAGCAAATTTCGCTTATTCAAAATTTCATGTTGCTGCATAAAACACCTCGGATAAGTAATATTAACTATAATGATACAGTAATTCATGATGTCGATAAATGGCGAATTTTGATATGATAGATATAACGTATAAATAAATTAAATAAGGAAATAAAGTGGAGTCTCTATTTTAATATAATTACAGTTCTTAAATTCTGTATATTGAGTCAATAATGAGAAAAATGAACTTATGTATTATATGTCCAAAGTCCTTATACTGCAAACATGTTTATTTTATGCGGAAACATTACAGTTAATGAAAAGCGTGGAAATTTCAATCTATGCACAGTATGATGATTAGTACATAGAAGAAAATTATCATTCGCAATTATATTGCAATTGTGGGGGAAAGAATTATGTATGCAGAAGAACTTTTAAGTACACTGATGCAAAAAAAAGTTGTAGGTCAATTACCGAAACTGATTACCGATATTGCGATTGACTCGCGCAGTGTACAGCCAAACAGTTTATTTATTTGTATAAAAGGTTTTACGGTGGACGGGCATGATTATGCTCAAAAGGCAGTTGATGCAGGTGCAACTGTAATCGTTACAGAACGTCTATTACAATTAGAGGGAGAAATTGCACAAGTAATCGTAAAAAATACGACACGTACACTTGGCATTTTAGCGGCAAAGTTTTTTGATTATCCATCGAAGGATATTATGATGGTCGGGGTAACCGGTACAAATGGGAAAACAAGTGTATCTGGAATTATTCACAATATATTAATCGGACTTGGTGAAAAATCGGCATTGTCAGGAACAATCGGTTTTAATTTAAATGGAGTGCTATATGAATCGGCAAATACGACAAGTGATTCATTAAATACACAACAGATGATTTTCCGTGCGAAAAGCGAAGGCTGTCGTGCAATGGTTATGGAAGTTTCATCACACGGTTTAGCATTAGGCCGTTTAGCCGGTGTTGACTATGATGTGGCGGTATTTACAAATTTAACGCATGACCATCTAGATTTCCACGGTACGATGGAAAACTACGGAAACACAAAAGGTTTACTGTTTTCTCAGCTTGGACAAGATTTGGAGAAAAACAAGCATGTCGTTTTAAATGCGGATGATCCATGGTCTGAGCGCTATGCGGAAATGACACCATATCCAATTTGGACTTACGGATTGCATAATAATGCGATTTTCCGTGCGGTAAACTGCAATTATGAAAATGGAATGACGCAATTTGATATGGAAACACCGGAGGGTACATTCCCGGTATCGATGCATTTACTAGGTGAATTTAATATTTACAACGTCCTTGCAGCAACAGCCGTGTTCTATGCTCGCGGTTTCCCGATTGATGTCATTATTGAACAAATTGAAATGCTGCCGCCGGTGAAAGGGCGTATGGAAAAAGTAGATACGGATTTACCGATTCAAATGTTTATCGACTATGCACATACACCGGATGCAATTGAAAAAGCGATCAATGCGGCAATGCCATATAAAAAACCGGAAAATAAATTGATTTTCCTTGTTGGTACAGGTGGCGGACGCGATAAAACGAAACGTCCGACAATGGCAGAAAAAGCATCTGTTGCTGATTATGTTGTCTTGACGACGGATGATCCGCGCTATGAGGAATTTGACAGTATTACGGGTGATTTGGCAAAAGGCATGAAACATAAAAATTATGCCTGTATCGGTGACCGTGCGGAAGCTGTTAGACATGCAGTAAGCGTAGCAAATCCTGGTGATATTATTATTTTCGCAGGTAAAGGTCATGAGGACTACCAAATTATCGAAAATACAAAATATCCGCATAGTGATGCGAAAATTGCGATTGAAGCTGGAAAGTTAAAATTTGTATAGATTATGCTATAATTTTTTCAAATCCACCGTGTTAACGTAATGGCGTTAACGGTGGATTTTTTTGGAGGTGACAAAAATGATCCATTCATTTTTACTTAGTATGATTGCGTATTGCACTGTGAGCTTCCCAATTTATTGCATATTGCGAATGTTCTATATGAAAAATAAAACAAGAAATGTGCGGCGCGAATTGGTGATGCTCGTATTTTTCTTTTACAGTGTCAGTATTTTTTCACAAACGATTATCCCAAACTTCCAATTCTCGAATGGACAGATCATTTTTGATACTTCGACTGCATATGTGCGCAGCAATTTTACCCCATTACAAACAATTATGTTGTATTATGACCAATTGAATGGTCCATTGGCAAATATCGCATTTTACAATTTGGCAGGCAATATTGTTCTGTTTATTCCTTTTGGTTTCTTTATTCCACTGTTATGGAAAAAATTCAGAGGATGGCGCATCATGCATATTGTTGCATTCATCATCCCGTTATTTATTGAAGGAACACAATATTTTATTGGTCGTAGTATTGATGTCGATGATGTATTATTAAATGCAATTGCCATTGTAATCGGCTTTATGCTCTTCAAAATATTCCGGAGATTACGTAAAATGAGCACGTCAAAGTAAAAAAGGTTGTAACAAATGACTGTTGTCTTTTAAAATAAGAAAGTATGAAAAAAGGAGACGAAATTAATGACTTTAGAACAAGATATATTATCGCGTCGTACATTCGCCATCATCAGTCACCCGGATGCTGGTAAAACGACGATTACAGAAAAATTACTATTATTCGGTGGAGCGATTCGTGATGCAGGAACAGTAAAAGGAAAGAAGTCAGGAAAGTTTGCGACATCTGACTGGATGGAAATCGAGAAACAACGTGGGATCTCGGTTACTTCTTCTGTTATGCAATTCGATTATTCAGGCTGCCGTGTAAACATTCTGGATACACCTGGACACCAAGACTTCTCGGAAGATACGTACCGTACGTTAATGGCTGTTGACTCGGCTGTCATGGTAGTCGATGCGGCTAAAGGGATTGAGGCCCAAACATTAAAGCTATTCAAAGTTTGTAAAATGCGCGGTATTCCGATTTTTACATTTATCAACAAATTGGACCGTCAAGGGAAAGAGCCACTAGAGCTTATTGAAGAATTGGAAGAAGTGCTTGGCATTAATGCATATCCAATGAACTGGCCGATCGGTATGGGGAAAGAGTTCCTAGGAATTTACGACCGTTACAACAAACGTATTGAGCAGTTCCGTGTAGAAGAAGGTGACCGCTACTTACCACTTGATGAAGAAGGGCATTTAGCTATAGATAATGATATGAAAAAAACATCGTACTATTCACAGGCTATCGACGATATCGAACTTCTGAATGAAGCTGGAAATGAGTATTCAGAAGATAAAATTGCACGTGGTGAATTGACACCAGTATTCTTCGGTTCGGCATTAACGAACTTCGGTGTTCAAACATTCCTTGATACGTATTTAAAATTTGCACCGATTCCTCAGCCTCGTATTACGGAAGATGAGCAATTTATTGATCCTGTAGATCATGGCGAGTTTTCTGGATTCATTTTCAAAATTCAAGCGAATATGAACCCTGCACACCGTGACCGTATTGCATTCGTGCGTATCGTATCGGGTAAATTTGAGCGCGGAATGAACATGACACTTTCACGTACAGGTAAGTCTTTCAAAGTGACACAGTCAACACAGTTCCTTGCAGATGATCGTGAAACAGTAAATGAAGCTGTTGCCGGTGACATTATCGGTCTTTATGATACAGGTACGTATCAAATTGGAGATACAGTAGTCGGCGGTAAGAAAACATTCAACTTTGAAAAATTACCTCAATTCACACCTGAAATTTTCATGAAAGTTTCGGCGAAAAACGTAATGAAAGGGAAGCAATTCCAAAAAGGTGTTCTGCAACTAGTACAAGAAGGCGCAATTCAGTATTTCAAAACAATGCATACTGAAGAAGTAATCCTTGGTGCGGTTGGTCAATTACAGTTTGAAGTATTCCAGCATCGAATGATTAATGAATACAATGTAGAAGTAATCATGCAGCCGATTGGCAGCAAGATTGCACGTTGGATTGAAAACGAAGAAGACGTGAAAGATTCTATGCATTCTCAACGTTCAATGCTTGTTAAAGACCGTTTCGATAATAAAGTATTCTTATTCGAAAACGAATTTGCGATGCGTTGGTTCTCTGAGAAAAACGAAAATATTCAATTATACAGCTTGTTATAATCTAATATTAAAGCCCCGGTGATTTTCTTTGAAAGAAAATTGCCGGGGTTTTTTGCGTTTGGAGCTATGATGTGATGCGGGGGTGCTGAGTTGGGCTGGGCGTGGCGTTTATTAGAAGTTTAGAGCTGAAATGTAGAACGGTGGACGGGGGAAGTAGAACATATCCGGGAGAAAGTAGAGTGATTTATTGGGGAAGTGGAAATAAAGCTCGAGAAAGTAGAACCGGAAATTAATTAGAAGTTTCAGGTTGAAATGTAGAAATTAGAACGGGAAAAGTAGAATATTTCCGGGAGAAAGTAGAGCGATTCACCCTGAATGTAGAACAAAAGCGCGAGAAAGTAGAACCCGGAAATTAATTAGAAGTTTCAGGTTGAAATGTAGAAATTAGAACGAGAAAAGTAGAATATTTCCGGGAGAAAGTAGAGCGATTCACCCGGAAGGTAGAACAAAAGCGCGAGAAAGTAGAACCCAGAAATTAATTAGAACTTTCGTGCTAAAATGTAGAAATTAGAACGAGAAAAGTAGAACATTTCCGGGAGAAAGTAGAAAGAATCACCCGGAATGTTGAAAGAAAGCACAAAAAAGTAGAACTTATCGCCATCCCCAAACTCCTCTCCATTTGCTCATTCCTCTGTATCAATACGGTAAGACCGGTCAAATTTAAATTTCCCGTTCTCATATGTCCGCTCAAGAAAATCAATCTCCTCATTATTGTGGAAAACAATCGCTGTGGAGCAGCGAGTGCCGTAATTAGGAATTTTTACAAATTGAGCTGATAAGGACCGTTCCAGATGGATACCTACGCCAGTATTTGGCAATACTTCATCTTGTGCGATTTCGTCATTTGCCAATAGCGAAATTAAGGTGTTCATTTCGATTGCCTCGTTATCGACTGTATTTTCCAGTACAGTCTTCGCTGAATTTACTTTTGGCCATGGTGTATTGAAAGTAGCGTTACTTACACCGTGGATACCGCTTTCTACAATGCGGTGTTCATCGTAAATATTATTGTAATGATGCATATCTTCGCCGTCATAAAGCAAAACATTGAAGCCGCCGTACAAATCTCTTTTTGCACGCAGTGACTGGATAAACGAGTCTGTCGGTTCCGTCGAAGTTAAAAACAACCGTACAATTTCTCCACGTGACAATTGGCCGGTTTCAGGAAGGCGCGGATCACGGTAATTTGTGATGGCGGCAAAACGCCCATTTTTCGACACGCCCATCCAGCTTCCTTGCTGACGTAAATCTCGTCCGGCTAATATTTCAGGTTCATCTTCCCAAAAATGGGCGGCTGCTGTCGGACGGTCATAAAATTCGTCACGATTTGCAACGATGATGAGCGGATAGGATGGATGAACTTTATAGGAAAATGCAATTAAACACATAAATGGACCTCCGTAGTTTGAGTGGTAGGCAAGGCAATCCAGCCTCAAATATTTCACTGGATTTCACGATATAAACTGCTAAAACATTGCCTACTTTGTATGATTTTTTGTAGCATTTTGCTGTAGTAATATAAGTTTTTGTCGAATGATAAAAGGGAAAAAGATAGCTCTACACGAATTTTAAATAATATAAAGATAAATTGAAAGGACTTTCCACCGATGAATATAAGCAAGTTTTCTATAAAACGCCCGGTTTTTACAATTGTTTCAATGATTTTCGTGTTAATACTCGGCGCAGTTTCATTATTTAAAATACCAGTTACGTTAATACCCGATTTAAATCCGCCGATTGGGGTTGTTGTGACAAGCTATCCGGGAGCAAGTCCAATAGAAGTAAACGAAAAAGTGACAAAGCCGCTTGAAGCCTCCTTGGCGACATTGCCGGGGATTAAACGAGTGCAGTCGACATCGCTGGAAAGCTCAAACTTGATTATATTGGAATTTGACTGGTCAACGAAGATGGATGATGTTCAAACGGACATCTTACAACGTATTGACCTTGTCCCACTTCCTGAAGATGCTGGAAGGCCGAGCTTTTTGAAGTTTGATCCATCGCAATTTCCGATCATACAATTGGCACTGTCAGCAGAAAGTGAAGAAGTCGATATCCGACAAATTGCCGAATCTCTTGAGCAGGAATTGCAACGAACTGAAGGGGTAGCAAGTGTAACTGTCTCCGGTGAAATAGTAGAAGAAGTACAGATTGAGCTTGATGCGCAGAAGCTCGAGCAAAATAATTTAACGCAAAATGATGTAATGCAAATTATCCAGTCGAGTAATATTTCAATGCCGGGTGCAGAGCTAAGTACAAAAGACAATCAGTTGTTAACGACTCGAGTAGTCAGCTTGTTTACAAGTCCGGAAGAAATAGCGAATGTTGTACTTTCGGTCAATCCATTAACAGGTGAAGCAATAAAAGTACAGGATATAGCAAACGTAGAACGAAAAGAGCAGGAAACGAAAACCATTACAAGGGCCAATGACCAGCAGGCTGTATTAATATCGGTTTTGCAGGAGTCTGGTGCAAATACCGAAAGCGTTTCTGAAACTTTTCAGAAGGAGCTTGGACAATTATTAGATGAGCCCCAATATGATGGAATTGAAGCGACTATTTTATTTGACCAGGGGGACTATGTACGCTTGGCGATCGGTAATATTAGCTCCTCACTAATTTTTGGCGGGCTGTTTGCGATGCTTGTGCTTTTCATCTTTTTATCCGGAATAAAAAGCCCGCTTATTATCGGAATTGCGATCCCTTTTTCAGTCATCGTAACGTTTGTGCTGATGTTCTTTGCGGACTTTTCTTTGAACATTATGACACTGGGTGCCCTTGCACTAGGAATCGGGATGTTAGTGGATAATGCCATCGTTGTAATAGAAAATATTGAGCGCCATCTAGAGCTCGGGGAGAATCCGAAAGAAGCGGCACTAAATGGAGCTAAAGAAGTAGCTTTAGCAATTACCGCTTCTACTGTCACGACGATTGCGGTCTTTGTGCCGGTTATTTTTATAAGCGGGTTAATCGGACAAATATTTGTAGAGTTTGCGTTAACGATTTCATTTAGTTTGATTGCTTCGCTATTGGTGGCACTAACAGTTGTTCCGATGCTGGCCAGCCGTTTCTTACGTACAAAACCTTCGACTGTAGTGAAGAAGCGCCAGGAATCTTGGCTATATCGAAATTATTCAAAAGCACTAAAATGGAGTTTAAAGAGACGGGCTCTTATTTTATCAATCACAATCGTCTTGGTAGGTATATCCGGATTTACATTATATAAAACAGGTACAGAGTTTTTACCACCGACAGATGAAGGGTTTGTGTCCTTATCCGTCGAGCTTCCAAATAGTGCGACTGTTGAAAAAACAGAACAAATTGTTTCGGAGATCGAGGATATGGCGAAGGATTATGAAGAAGTTGATGTAGTGGTT is from Solibacillus isronensis and encodes:
- a CDS encoding two-component system sensor histidine kinase NtrB, with amino-acid sequence MKLEKNAIDRENYLNSKHAYLNLFFEQANDAIAVFDLEDRVIAVNPAFEKLYGWSKEEAIGRILPLIPPENEEESKQRKVDLMLGKKYHLHETTDMRKDGTFFDAQISLSPILSPHGEIIGSSVISRDISYIKENENLILQSEKLKLVGELAAGVAHEIRNPMTVISGYVQMMNEDSDSPYYEYTKLIQNETERIELILSEFLVLSKPQANQYAPINLAEALSEVVQFLQYEFQSKAISLKIINEFLNITILGNKNQLKQVFINLFKNAIEAINEDGSITLQVCKSKDEKEIYIQIIDTGCGIPPNVLDRIFEPFYTTKTNGTGLGMMIINKIVQDHQGSIKIKSKQHVGTEILLTFPIMTQ
- a CDS encoding UDP-N-acetylmuramoyl-L-alanyl-D-glutamate--2,6-diaminopimelate ligase is translated as MYAEELLSTLMQKKVVGQLPKLITDIAIDSRSVQPNSLFICIKGFTVDGHDYAQKAVDAGATVIVTERLLQLEGEIAQVIVKNTTRTLGILAAKFFDYPSKDIMMVGVTGTNGKTSVSGIIHNILIGLGEKSALSGTIGFNLNGVLYESANTTSDSLNTQQMIFRAKSEGCRAMVMEVSSHGLALGRLAGVDYDVAVFTNLTHDHLDFHGTMENYGNTKGLLFSQLGQDLEKNKHVVLNADDPWSERYAEMTPYPIWTYGLHNNAIFRAVNCNYENGMTQFDMETPEGTFPVSMHLLGEFNIYNVLAATAVFYARGFPIDVIIEQIEMLPPVKGRMEKVDTDLPIQMFIDYAHTPDAIEKAINAAMPYKKPENKLIFLVGTGGGRDKTKRPTMAEKASVADYVVLTTDDPRYEEFDSITGDLAKGMKHKNYACIGDRAEAVRHAVSVANPGDIIIFAGKGHEDYQIIENTKYPHSDAKIAIEAGKLKFV
- a CDS encoding VanZ family protein, which gives rise to MIHSFLLSMIAYCTVSFPIYCILRMFYMKNKTRNVRRELVMLVFFFYSVSIFSQTIIPNFQFSNGQIIFDTSTAYVRSNFTPLQTIMLYYDQLNGPLANIAFYNLAGNIVLFIPFGFFIPLLWKKFRGWRIMHIVAFIIPLFIEGTQYFIGRSIDVDDVLLNAIAIVIGFMLFKIFRRLRKMSTSK
- a CDS encoding peptide chain release factor 3, whose translation is MTLEQDILSRRTFAIISHPDAGKTTITEKLLLFGGAIRDAGTVKGKKSGKFATSDWMEIEKQRGISVTSSVMQFDYSGCRVNILDTPGHQDFSEDTYRTLMAVDSAVMVVDAAKGIEAQTLKLFKVCKMRGIPIFTFINKLDRQGKEPLELIEELEEVLGINAYPMNWPIGMGKEFLGIYDRYNKRIEQFRVEEGDRYLPLDEEGHLAIDNDMKKTSYYSQAIDDIELLNEAGNEYSEDKIARGELTPVFFGSALTNFGVQTFLDTYLKFAPIPQPRITEDEQFIDPVDHGEFSGFIFKIQANMNPAHRDRIAFVRIVSGKFERGMNMTLSRTGKSFKVTQSTQFLADDRETVNEAVAGDIIGLYDTGTYQIGDTVVGGKKTFNFEKLPQFTPEIFMKVSAKNVMKGKQFQKGVLQLVQEGAIQYFKTMHTEEVILGAVGQLQFEVFQHRMINEYNVEVIMQPIGSKIARWIENEEDVKDSMHSQRSMLVKDRFDNKVFLFENEFAMRWFSEKNENIQLYSLL
- a CDS encoding efflux RND transporter permease subunit, with translation MNISKFSIKRPVFTIVSMIFVLILGAVSLFKIPVTLIPDLNPPIGVVVTSYPGASPIEVNEKVTKPLEASLATLPGIKRVQSTSLESSNLIILEFDWSTKMDDVQTDILQRIDLVPLPEDAGRPSFLKFDPSQFPIIQLALSAESEEVDIRQIAESLEQELQRTEGVASVTVSGEIVEEVQIELDAQKLEQNNLTQNDVMQIIQSSNISMPGAELSTKDNQLLTTRVVSLFTSPEEIANVVLSVNPLTGEAIKVQDIANVERKEQETKTITRANDQQAVLISVLQESGANTESVSETFQKELGQLLDEPQYDGIEATILFDQGDYVRLAIGNISSSLIFGGLFAMLVLFIFLSGIKSPLIIGIAIPFSVIVTFVLMFFADFSLNIMTLGALALGIGMLVDNAIVVIENIERHLELGENPKEAALNGAKEVALAITASTVTTIAVFVPVIFISGLIGQIFVEFALTISFSLIASLLVALTVVPMLASRFLRTKPSTVVKKRQESWLYRNYSKALKWSLKRRALILSITIVLVGISGFTLYKTGTEFLPPTDEGFVSLSVELPNSATVEKTEQIVSEIEDMAKDYEEVDVVVSLIGGNQQSLSRGTSEQNEGEISVKLVELAERDRSIFEFVEQFEKQVQQEIGERAEVTFSLSSSSGSTPNSLTFRVTDSNEPQLKKTVASIQQRVAKIDSVIEVTTDLDEVKEEIQIEVNRDDALQYGLMPAQIAQTVNMMTRGAFTTQIIAEDGEVLGVYTGFGKAYREDVEALKTMKLRTNAGVFVELQQLASVEIKETQTAIRRSDQASAVAVFVKYNTSESLSGISRKVDEAIEEDGIPATSKVVFGGDRELFDSAKQDMILAILLAVILIYLVMGAQFESFKLPFVMMFSVPLMIIGVAVSLFVTNTLLGVTAIIGILILVGIVVNNGIVLIDYINQKRQLGLNIQDAIITGAQDRMRPILMTALTTILGLVPLALGIGEGTEMNQPMAVVVIGGLISSTILTLFIVPIIYSLIEREAKQ